A single Desulfobaculum xiamenense DNA region contains:
- a CDS encoding MarR family winged helix-turn-helix transcriptional regulator, protein MDPKLSEIFNGKQRELGLLIAEIAREWRLRLDERMKPFGMSGARWVALLCLQKIGPTSQKHLAETIGVESPTLVRLLDRLEQDGWVLREVSETDRRKKLVRLTAQAGSFLDDFERIAISLREEIIKGIPKDELETCTKVLVDIRASLFRLAQ, encoded by the coding sequence ATGGACCCGAAACTGTCAGAAATCTTCAACGGCAAGCAACGTGAACTCGGCCTACTCATCGCCGAAATAGCCCGCGAATGGCGGCTTCGCCTCGACGAGCGCATGAAGCCCTTCGGCATGAGCGGCGCCCGCTGGGTGGCACTCTTGTGTCTGCAAAAGATCGGACCGACCTCCCAGAAGCATCTCGCCGAGACCATCGGCGTGGAAAGCCCGACCCTTGTCCGCCTGCTGGACCGGCTCGAACAGGACGGCTGGGTGCTTCGCGAGGTCTCCGAAACGGACCGCCGCAAAAAGCTGGTACGCCTGACGGCACAGGCAGGCAGCTTCCTCGACGACTTCGAGCGCATCGCCATCAGCCTGCGCGAGGAGATCATAAAGGGCATTCCCAAGGACGAACTGGAGACCTGCACCAAGGTGCTCGTCGACATCCGCGCCAGCCTCTTCAGGCTGGCCCAGTAG
- a CDS encoding multidrug efflux RND transporter permease subunit, with the protein MISRFFINRPIFATVISLLITLGGLLAIETLPIAQYPDLVPPEVNVSTTYPGASAEVIAQSVAAPLEQQINGVDNMLYMRSSSSSSGALSISVTFAIGTDPDQATINVNNRVQAALATLPEEVRRQGVTVSKRSPSMLQVLNIESDGRYDTVFMGNYALVNILDDLKRLPGVGDAMIFGQHDYSMRVWLRPDKLAQLKLTPADIAAAIQEQNAQFAAGGIGLEPLSNPVELTYTVTTQGRMVTAEQFGDIILRANPDGTLLRLKDVARLELGAYSYNVEAKHNGNPCVALGVFLAPGANALDTADRVTAKMHELSQRFPDGITYQIPYDTTTFVRISIHEVVQTLFEAMALVFIIIFVFLQNWRATIIPSLAVPVSIIGTFAGMYVLGFSINTLTLFGLVLAIGIVVDDAIVVIENVERIMSSEGLSPHDATVKAMEEVTGPVIAIVLVLCSVFVPVAFMGGLAGEMYKQFAVTIAVSVILSGIVALTLTPALCALLLKPGHSEPALPFRWFNSFFGSVTSGYTSGVRFLLKRTLVGVLLFAGLCFCTWGLFQRVPGSLVPNEDQGFLASVAFLPDGASLSRTGVVMDKLDEAIHSNAAVADTITLSGYDLFSGTYKTSSGTSFVNLKKWDERDEAHSSYAVVGDIFRTSYGITDAMVLAFNPPPINGMSNTGGFEGYVQSRGGADLRQLSAQVRAFVAEASKRPEIGNLSTTFSANAPQLHVHLDREKAKALGVPVNRVFQTMQATFGAYYVNDFNKMGRTFRVQIQSESDYRSTPEDLRNVYVRSETGQMIPLTALVNIEQTVGPDVVERYNVFPAAKVVGGPAPGYSSGQALTAMEEVAAATLPGDFTLAWTGSAYQEKATGGTSSQVFLLGLLMVFLILAAQYERWTLPLAVIMVVPFAMFGAITANWVRGLANDVYFQIALVTLIGLASKNAILIVEFAAMKHREGLNIVDAAIEAARLRFRPIVMTSLAFILGCLPLAISHGAGAASRHSIGTGVIGGMLAATFIATFFIPSFYKAIASLSERIRKPRPAAEVKEA; encoded by the coding sequence CGATCAGGCCACCATTAACGTCAACAACCGCGTGCAGGCGGCTCTGGCCACACTGCCCGAGGAAGTGCGCCGTCAGGGCGTCACCGTCAGCAAGCGCTCACCGAGCATGCTCCAGGTGCTCAACATCGAGTCCGACGGCCGCTACGACACGGTGTTCATGGGCAACTACGCGCTGGTCAACATCCTCGACGACCTCAAGCGCCTGCCCGGCGTGGGCGACGCCATGATCTTCGGCCAGCACGACTACTCCATGCGCGTGTGGCTCCGCCCCGACAAGCTCGCCCAGCTCAAGCTGACCCCGGCCGACATTGCCGCGGCCATTCAGGAGCAGAACGCCCAGTTCGCAGCGGGCGGCATCGGTCTCGAACCGCTGTCCAACCCCGTGGAGCTGACCTACACCGTCACCACGCAGGGCCGCATGGTCACCGCCGAGCAGTTCGGCGACATCATCCTGCGCGCCAATCCGGACGGCACGCTCCTGCGCCTCAAGGACGTGGCGCGCCTCGAACTCGGCGCATATAGCTACAACGTGGAAGCCAAGCACAACGGCAACCCCTGCGTGGCTCTGGGCGTGTTCCTCGCCCCCGGCGCCAACGCCCTCGACACCGCCGACCGCGTCACCGCCAAGATGCACGAACTGTCCCAGCGCTTCCCGGACGGCATCACCTACCAGATCCCCTACGACACCACGACCTTCGTGCGCATCTCCATCCACGAGGTGGTTCAGACGCTGTTCGAGGCCATGGCGCTGGTGTTCATCATCATCTTCGTCTTCCTCCAGAACTGGCGGGCGACGATCATCCCGAGCCTCGCTGTTCCGGTGTCCATCATCGGCACCTTTGCCGGCATGTACGTCCTCGGCTTCTCCATCAACACGCTGACGCTCTTCGGCCTCGTGCTGGCCATCGGCATCGTCGTGGACGACGCCATCGTCGTCATCGAGAACGTGGAACGCATCATGTCCTCCGAGGGGCTTTCGCCCCACGACGCCACCGTCAAGGCCATGGAAGAAGTCACCGGCCCGGTCATCGCCATCGTGCTGGTCTTGTGCTCCGTGTTCGTGCCCGTGGCCTTCATGGGCGGACTGGCCGGCGAGATGTACAAGCAGTTCGCAGTCACCATCGCCGTGTCGGTCATCCTGTCCGGCATCGTGGCGCTGACCCTGACCCCGGCCCTGTGCGCCCTGCTACTCAAGCCCGGCCACAGCGAACCGGCCCTGCCCTTCCGCTGGTTCAACAGCTTCTTCGGAAGCGTCACCTCGGGCTACACCTCCGGCGTGCGCTTCCTTCTGAAGCGGACGCTCGTGGGCGTGCTGCTCTTCGCGGGCCTGTGCTTCTGCACGTGGGGCCTGTTCCAGAGGGTGCCCGGCTCGCTGGTCCCCAACGAGGATCAGGGCTTCCTCGCCTCCGTGGCCTTCCTGCCTGACGGCGCGTCCCTCTCGCGCACCGGGGTTGTCATGGACAAGCTCGACGAAGCCATCCATTCCAACGCCGCCGTGGCGGACACCATCACCCTCTCGGGCTACGACCTGTTCTCCGGAACCTACAAGACCAGTTCCGGAACCAGCTTCGTCAACCTGAAGAAATGGGACGAGCGTGACGAGGCCCATTCGTCCTATGCAGTGGTGGGCGACATCTTCCGCACCTCCTACGGCATCACGGACGCCATGGTCCTCGCCTTCAACCCGCCGCCCATCAACGGCATGAGCAACACCGGCGGCTTCGAAGGCTACGTGCAGAGCCGTGGCGGGGCGGATCTCCGCCAGCTGTCCGCGCAGGTTCGCGCCTTCGTGGCCGAGGCCTCCAAGCGCCCCGAGATCGGCAACCTCAGCACCACCTTCAGCGCCAACGCGCCCCAGCTGCACGTGCATCTGGACCGCGAGAAGGCCAAGGCCCTCGGCGTGCCGGTCAACCGCGTCTTCCAGACCATGCAGGCCACCTTCGGCGCCTACTACGTCAATGACTTCAACAAGATGGGCCGCACATTCCGCGTGCAGATCCAGTCCGAATCCGACTACCGCAGCACCCCCGAGGATCTGCGAAACGTCTACGTGCGCTCCGAGACGGGCCAGATGATCCCGCTCACCGCGCTGGTGAACATCGAGCAGACCGTCGGCCCCGACGTGGTGGAACGCTACAACGTGTTCCCCGCGGCCAAGGTGGTGGGCGGCCCCGCGCCGGGCTACAGCTCCGGTCAGGCCCTCACGGCCATGGAAGAGGTGGCGGCCGCAACGCTGCCCGGCGACTTCACCCTCGCGTGGACCGGCTCCGCATATCAGGAGAAGGCCACCGGCGGCACCTCGTCGCAGGTGTTCCTACTCGGCCTGCTCATGGTGTTCCTGATCCTCGCAGCCCAGTACGAACGCTGGACCCTGCCGCTGGCGGTCATCATGGTGGTGCCCTTCGCCATGTTCGGCGCCATCACCGCCAACTGGGTGCGCGGGCTGGCCAACGACGTCTACTTCCAGATCGCGCTGGTCACGCTCATCGGTCTGGCGTCCAAGAACGCCATCCTCATCGTGGAGTTCGCGGCCATGAAGCACCGCGAGGGACTGAATATCGTCGATGCCGCCATCGAGGCCGCACGCCTGCGATTCCGCCCCATCGTCATGACCTCGCTGGCCTTCATTCTGGGCTGCCTGCCACTGGCCATCAGCCACGGCGCAGGCGCGGCCAGCCGCCACTCCATCGGCACGGGCGTCATTGGCGGCATGCTCGCCGCCACGTTTATCGCAACCTTCTTCATTCCGTCCTTCTACAAGGCCATCGCGTCCCTCTCGGAACGCATCAGGAAGCCCCGGCCCGCAGCCGAGGTGAAGGAAGCCTAA